A stretch of DNA from Halobacteriovorax vibrionivorans:
GGTAGTTTAATTCTGCAAGAGTATTATCGAGAACCTCTTCAACGTGATTTAACGCATAAGTTTCTCCATCAATTACAACTGCTGTAATTGATTCATTATTAGACAGTCCCCCGTCACTTTCAACTGCGCTAATCGCTTGGCGTAGCGTGATAATATCCCCATCGAGAGAAAAGCTATCATTTCCTAGTTCTAAAGTAATCATACGTTATCCCTTGCAGCTTCCGGCTGCTTTTTAATAAGAGAGCACTTTTCAAAAAACTCATAGAGCACACTACAAAGTAGTGAGACTTCGTTGTAAGTAAAGAATGCTGACTCTGATAATTTTACTAAATTATGTCCTTGTAGATTGTTTTTCGCTACTTTGGCGTAATCGACAACTGGTGCTAGTAGAGGATATGAGCTTAGTATCATATCACTAAGAGTGTCGACTTCATCAAGCTTTGCAGAAAACTTCTTAATTTCTTCGAGGCTTGGTGTGTTTTTACTGATTTCTTCAATAATGTATCTTGAGTACTTTTTACCAAATTCTGAAAGCTCAAATAGTGCCTCAATACCTTTTGTATGAGACATTAACTGTGCTTTAGCTTCACTATTAATAACAGGGATATCCATGCTAATGTTAGCTTCAGTAATAATGCTAGACCACGCAATGTGATAGAAATTTCGCATAATCTCTTTTGCATTTTGTTCCTTGTGTAAAAGTTCGTTAATTGTAACATCACCATTTGCAAGCATATCTGTTTTGTAGAGGTTTAACTTGTTTATAGAAAGTGTAGAGCAGCTATTGTGTAGCTCTTCTATATTAATTAAGTTCTTTTTAAGTAGTTGCTCAATACATTGATAAGTTACGTTATATGGTAATTCATCACTTTTTTGTCTTGGTGCCAGATTGTAGTTATCAAGTGCATATGGAGTGGTTTCATGAGGTCTAACAGGTCCTAGTGAGATTGTAAGAGACTTTACATTCTTATAGCTCAATAAGTTACCAATCATTGAATCGTGTCCAACGAATAGGTAGTTTTGATCAACTTTTTCATAAAGCTCTTGTAACTCTAAACCTAACCATTGATCGACTCTATCTTTAAATGAGGATAGAAGCTCTGAGTTTAGGATCTCTTCAGTCTTTGTCTTATCTAAAGAACTTCCACAGATAATCACTTTAGTGTCTTTGTTTCTTTTTAAAGTTTGATAGATTACTTCCACCCATCTATTCGAAGTCCATTGTTTAGACTCCTGTGAAGTGAATGGGTGAATAAGAACATGACTTTTTTCTTCATTTGAATATTCTTTATTACTCAAGTGAGTCATTTTCTTATTAACACCAATGATGTTTGCAAATAAGTCAACAAGGTTAAATGGGTTGAGATCTCCTCTCATAACTGTTGAGTATAGGTATTGTGACCACTTATCCTGAAGTACTCTTTCATGCATTAGGTTAAAGTATGGTCCAACCTTGTTTTCAGATTTAATAAGTGTGTGAAGATATGTTGATGATTTAGAAAAAGCAAGATTGATAGATACATCAATTCTTTCTTCATTTATCTGAGTCATTTGTTTTTTT
This window harbors:
- a CDS encoding glycosyltransferase family 9 protein gives rise to the protein MNAIKTQNDHSDEVKKTIAIIQTTRIGDLLQTTHAIRLMKENHPEFRVILIARKKFSEPIKFILNKYFDKIIQIDHKSAMVGADSSKDALSNLKKQMTQINEERIDVSINLAFSKSSTYLHTLIKSENKVGPYFNLMHERVLQDKWSQYLYSTVMRGDLNPFNLVDLFANIIGVNKKMTHLSNKEYSNEEKSHVLIHPFTSQESKQWTSNRWVEVIYQTLKRNKDTKVIICGSSLDKTKTEEILNSELLSSFKDRVDQWLGLELQELYEKVDQNYLFVGHDSMIGNLLSYKNVKSLTISLGPVRPHETTPYALDNYNLAPRQKSDELPYNVTYQCIEQLLKKNLINIEELHNSCSTLSINKLNLYKTDMLANGDVTINELLHKEQNAKEIMRNFYHIAWSSIITEANISMDIPVINSEAKAQLMSHTKGIEALFELSEFGKKYSRYIIEEISKNTPSLEEIKKFSAKLDEVDTLSDMILSSYPLLAPVVDYAKVAKNNLQGHNLVKLSESAFFTYNEVSLLCSVLYEFFEKCSLIKKQPEAARDNV